The DNA sequence GAGCCCATCGTTTCATAcctgttttttcaaaattttctaggggGACAGATCCCCCCTCCCCGACACCTCTCAAATGAGTGGAGTAtccctccagtacctcaaaatttagtcCCGACAAATGCACCtgaggccaacatttcatacttTTGTCAAAATCTTTAAGGGGGAGACTCCACTCatccccccgccccccccccccccaaacacgGACAGAGGCCCCCTCCCATACctacccgccccccccccccgcccccccgccaatcaaatatttcttgaTCCGTCCCAGAGTTTGTTCTCATAAGTTCCTGCTATTTATCATCAGATTTCTATTTTTCTCCTACGTTTTTATATCAGAGGCTCCTACTTTTCTCAAAGGTCACTTAAAGCCTGCCAATACTTTTTCCTGCTAAAAGTGAAATGGTCCTCTTTCCCCAAATCTGTAACCAAAGGTAAAATATGTCGTTTGTGTGTTGAACCAATACTTTTTCCTGCTAAAAGTTAAATGGTCCTTGTTCCCCAGATTTGTAATCCAATGTAAAAGGTGTTGTTTGTGTGTTGAACCAATACTTTTTCCTGCTAAATGTGAAATGGTCCTTGTTCCCCAGATTTGTAATCCAATGTAAAAGATGTTGTTTGTGTGTTGAACCAATATTTTTCCTGCTAAAAGGGAAATGGTCCTCGTTCCCCAGATTTGTAATCCAACGTAAAAGATATTGAACCAATACTGTTTCCTGCTAAAAGTGAAATGGTCCCTTGATCCCCAGATTTGTAGTCCAGCGTAAAAGATGTCTTTTGTGTGTTAAACCAATACTGTTTCCTGCTATAAGTGAAATAGTCCCTTGATCCTCAGATTTGTAACCCAACGTAAAAGATGTATTTTTTGCGTCGAACCAATACTGTTTCCTGCTAAAAGTAAAATGGTCCAATGATCTCGATCCCTAGATTTGTAACCCAACGTAAAAGATGTCTTTTGTGTGACGAACCAATACTGTTTCCTGCTAAAAGTGAAATGGTCCCTTGATCCCGATCTCCAGATTTGTAACCcaatgtaaaaaatgtttttttttgtgaagaaCCAATACTGTTTCCTGCTGAAAGTGAAATGGTCCCTTGATCCCCAGATTTGTCTTGGAACTAATACCAGAACCATGGACTCTTTGTGTCTTGTACCAATACAGATTCCTGATAAAAGTGAAATGGTCCCTCGACCCCCAGACATATTACCAAGTGTAAAATATGTCTTTTGTGTGTTGAACCAATATTGTTTCTTGCTAAAAGTGAAATATACCCTCGACCTCAAGATTTGTAGTTGTCTTTTGTGAGTTGTTGCAGAACTGTTACCTGTTGAAGGTGAAATGGTACCAAGtaagttttataattatgtttttgttgaTAACTTTGTTGCGGTTTGGGTGTCATATTTACAGagttaaaatatttacaacatttGATATTCCAAATTCTACTAACTAGTATCCAGTTATCAATTCCACTTTATCACTATTCTTGGGGAAGGAACGGGTGCAATGGATGGATCCgggctgtcaatcaaactaattgttatctatgatatTGACCAATAAGATAACGTGGATTATTCAGTGCACTTTCCTTGTTGCTAACCAGCCATTGCTTCCAACAAGCTTTCACTTAGAAACCGTTACTGATTAATTGTTAtaagtttgatacattttttttttcgaaggaaATGATGTTGAGGTGTGAGTTGGGAATATGTAACGCCGACGAGCGGTAGCCGGAAAGGCTAGAAGGGGGAAGATTTATTTTTTCCGTAAACCAAGGCAGATTTAGAAAAATATAAGCGTTGAACGTTGAACGGATCAATAATAATCTGCTCAAATGTAATTGTAATCAACTTTGTGTTAAAACTGCCGTTGTGTCACAAATGTGCATGGTATAATATGATAGCATACGTAATACATCATGAATCGTCTGTCTCTCTTTACTCGGAATTTTAATATGAATTGgctcaatttattttaatttaggccgATCGCGGAATTATTCAGTTCAAGACATTAGATATAATTATAAGccatttatatcttatttcatacaaaaggATCAGCTAACCTTCTTCAGCAATATATTCTCGCCGTTGAAAGTATGATCTATATTTTCGCATTTGACTGTATGTAAACTATACTATATAAAAATGCTTTATTCCtaatacttttacaaaaaataccaacattattattcaaaaatataaataagatctgGACAGTGCACAGcatattaactttatttcaagacgttttttttttgtgaaagatGAAACGTAAGCTTTTATTAATCAGACATTAAATCGAGAGCATACAGATAAATATTCGGGAGTGGATTTTAATACTTTCTcaatatttattatacatgtaatatttcttttatatttgtaaacaGCAAGTATGACAACAGTTTCCCCTGTTTCGACACCATCCTGCTTTATTCTAGGAAGTCTGACAATTGATAAGTTTAAACTGATTTTCCTGTCAGTTGCTTGCTTTTAAATGCAActcaaagaaaacaataaatatacacACATGTCCATGCGGTTTAGAATGTCGCtgattattttgtttgaaatttttattttaccttaCGACTATCGTAAACTATTTATAACTACCATTAATACtatgatataataaatgcaaatggattcattttatctgttttctcttttttcatggttttcttttcttttttctttttgcaaaataaagatataattaATTATATGAACTGTCAAGTTGACAGATCACAGGTTTTCGTTTCCTTATTTCTAGCGGTCTAGACACAACAACATGGTTAATAGGTTTCGGCAAGATCCTTGTCCCTCTTGGTTTGTGCCATTGCTGTGATAGATTTGTACAATTTTGCTGGTCTGGAATTTGTTCAACTTAATTGTGGAGGAGATTTAATCAGCCCTATGATATGCGAGAAATGTCCGGCCGcactgaaacaaaattaataagactaccaaatgttcaaaatttgtaaGTTTGTATGCAAAAATTAGTACTGAAATATACACCAAGCATTGACATACGtttatttttaagacaactgcgtggtattttacaaatatatattataatataatgggAACAATTAACTTGATTGATATCACAGCGGTGATCGACAGATCCGCAATCAGTTGCAACAGCAGCGCGAGCGcaaaacatacttgtaaaatGAGAACAGTAgagtataggagagatcgtgtttgtatacaaatcccttgtattttctatttttagaactgataagacaaagttcgggtgggcagacgccgagcgtccatgtttttttgtaaacagtgatgtttttctaacggcttaaactttcttaaaacacaaatgatatcaataattttttgatcaatggaaaggatgtaaaacaagcaatttattgattacttttaattatcatttcgaaataaaatggctttattatgaacgcttaacttacagtgtcttttctaaaagtttggaacatcgctacgccgctattaaaatcatatgtcatttaaaatggtcattcatttcaaaaagatatttaaatgagaaaatatgaaaatcgtaagcatttcaaaactttttgaatttttaaaatccataaattagcgaaagagttattaaaaattaaaaattccgatcccatacacaaacagtgtaaaaaacatttgttttgccaaccaccagataaacaggtgttaatgcgtgacgtcagggcgatctctcctcgCAACGTTAATAAAGAGCTATTGAACCaattaataaatttctttatctgttgaaaatgttatctaGATGTAAAAAATCAATAACACCATGTGTGACTGAACatggtgtttgatattttatcGTATTAGCCTAGCGTGGAAGTACAGTCTCTACGACAGAAGTGGacataatattttgatcaaataaatttatataacaaTCTAAGACGTAGTTTCTTTTCAAATGTTGCTTAAAAAATAACTATGATTATGATTATACCATGCATCTGCATAACAATTTTCCTTCCAGCAATATCTAGCGAAAAACGGAAAGTGTTCTTTCTTTGAGAACGCCAGCATTTGGCGCTAACTTTTGAAGTGGTTTCTTCTGAGTCAACCTTAATGTCATGTACATAACATTTAGTAAAACAATTAAGCCTCTTTGACAgctattttgatgcatttttgttCATAATTTGAGAAGTTTTTCACATAGAAATCATCTGAAATACTTTCTAGCGAGTCAATTGCTAATGTAcattaatccgccattttgaaagaagcttgtggGAAGCAGCAACAGTAACTAAGGGGCGGAGTACGGATCCATGCATTCTGCTCGATGATTTGAAAGCAAAAACGAAAGACGCAATGTGAATATATATGTTCtttatgtaaattttatgtttagtaAAATATCATACTACATACAAAAAAGAACGGTTAACAAAAGGTATGGTCATTCTTAGTCATAAAGGTAATAGCACTTATTGGCCATGAAGGTAACAACATTTTTCATAGCGCTATAGGTAAAACAATATGGTCACAAAAGTAACACTTAAGATAAGTTGACACTACTGTAGATTATCATCTCCAGTACTTGCCTCTACTTGCAGTCCCACATGTTGATGTCCTGCCTTCTTAACCCATACCATACTGACATCATGACTGGAATTCCTATGATCATTTTAGGATATTACATCACCATAGTCATTGACAGTTCCTGGTGCACTGCACTGATTACATATGGTTTTAAGTTATAAAGGAAGGTTACCACAATGATAATTTTGTCATTGTACTGAGTAAACGAATGAGGCGAGTACTGGTGATGATTTCAGGTCGGGTTGAAAATGGTACCTTTGTGCCAATGAAAAACAGGGTGTTACCTTTATGAACTAAAGTGTTACCTTCATTTTTGATGAACATGTTACCATTATGACACATATTTGCCTATATGACCACAAACTGTTACCGTGTTACAATATGCTTCATTCACCAGAATCATATTGCCCATTTATTTTACtcgttttaacctttttatttatattcagtTCCCGACTTTTTTTTATCTGAATAGAAACCAACCCGTGTAAAATGACTTTGCTACGTCTTCTCCCGACGTTGTGACAACAACTAAGTATTTTTCTCAAACATTACATGTACCgaatgcaaatatatttaaatgataaaatagcaTATCTTTATCCCCATTCAGCATTACATGTACCGAATGCAACATATTTATATGCAATAGCATATCAACACACCTTTTCAGTAGTACATGTACCTAATACAAACATATGTAAGTAACGTCATGGCTGTTTTTATCTAATACTCAGATGAATATATATGTAAGATATGCCTtcacataaaaattatatatgtttacttttacaaatatttatggcTAATATAGAATAACACATACAGCAATTAGTTATCAGGTCAAtaatctaaatgtcaaaactactTTATACAGAATAAAGGCTAGAGGTACTGAATGTCCATTTCATATCAGTGACAGAAAACAGACACAAAAGTAAGCATGACATGAGATGTTCATCAAATAACCATTTACTCATATCTAAAACCCTTTCAACCTGTTTGGCTAATTTCATACAGGTAGCATACCACCATCCAGATGCCTCCTGTGTATAGACAGTCTTGTTTGTGTGATATTTTGACACCAGACATCATCTTTATATTAGTTCCTACAAGGCTCGGGTAAATCAATAATTTATATCATGCTAGTAGGTGTATGCAAAGAAcctgtaatatattttcattttgagacatgtttgttttgaatCAAATTTTGGGGATTAGATCAGGTCTATTAtagatttcattaaattttagaaaGGCTTCgctgtattttaattttgttttatctgtaagTTATGTCAAAAGCAACTAGTTTATCTTCAAAACTTGCAGTCTACTTTTCCCTTTGCATCTATTTGAAACTGCAAGTTTGGTTTTGTCTTCCGAAACACAAACATGAAATGGAAACTTCACTTCTAACTTATGTGATGATAGGATCACACCCGTAGGAGAAACCTGTACAATGGAATCGGTGTTTTTACAACAGACGAATACACAGTTCATTGGACCGACAGCAACACCCCTTGGACCCTGGATTCTGCTGTCCCTGACGATGACTCTAGTGTTTGTTGTAACATCATATATATAGACTAAATTCTCGTCTCGGTCGCTGATAATCACTTTATCAAGTTCATTTATATATGTGCATGATACTGCGTCATGACGATATAATTTGGAATGAAATGTCACACCGAAGTCTTTCACTTCTCCCGACAGTGACAGAATACGTGCTAATTTGATGTCATCGAAAGCTCCAACAACAAAATTATCGACGTCCTTTAAACAAACTGAATTGAATTTTCCACATACTTTATACGTTTTCATGTTTGTTATTTCATTAGACTTACTGACATGTAGAAATTCTATTGTTTTGTTCCCACCTGTAATAGCTATCGTATCTTCAGATACAGCAACAACACCCAGTGGCTGGTATGATAATTTATAACGAGCCATTTCATCCAGAAATTCGTTGAAAATCAGTAATGTTCGGTCCTTGATAACTATCCCGACTATTCGTTCATCAGGAAGAAAATCTACACTATATAACATAGACTCACTTTCATCATCTTCAGACAGCTTAAGGTCAATGGAGTTGATAAATTCGAGATGTACAGGTCTATGTCCTCGGACTTCATCAACTGTTACTTTATTTGTCTCTGTTTTCAGAGTTCCGAGTCTATCCTTGCCTTCTAGAATTTCTTTAATTgtcaaaatttcattcaacttgAACGATATGTCAGCAGTTTCAAGCTGATCACATTCATGCTCAACTTCTTTCTGTGCGAGTTTGACCTGCTGTTGTATTTCATGCTCAGCTATGAATTTTTGTACAATTGTACCATGGAGACTTACTTCATCTAGAAACTTCAAGGATGTCTGGAACCGTTTAGCCAGGCCGTCACATTTGGAAATTTTCTCTTTTCCTTTATCCAACTGAAGCTTCATGAATGTAGCGCTATCTTTCTCGACGTCTTGCAACAGGTCATCGAACCTTTTATTCATCTGAGCTCTTATATTGTTGATCTTTTCTGGCAGATTTTTTACACTGTCACGTAACGATATCTCGGACGAATTCCAATGCATTACAGCGGAATCGCATAACTCTTTTGCACCAACCAGACGTGATCGTATTTCCATACTGGTTTCTTCGGAAACACCTGCGACGTTGTGTATTTCCACTACACTGTCACATGCCCGATGATTAATTATGGCACATGTACTGCAACAAAACATATCGTGATCTTTACATAGAAACTCGAATAATTTTCCGTGTGTTTCACACTGGGTCAATCCTTTCATATCGAATTTAACTGGTTTTGTCGTAATTTCACTTGCCTTCGCCATCTTGTGATCTTTCATAATATCAAAAACTTTATGAACGTCCGCGCACTGTTTACATTGAAAATTGTCACAGTCATAACAAAACACTGTAGCAACTGTCATTTTATCCTTTCGTGTACATGGTAAACAGAGCTCTTCTCTAACTCGTCCAGGAACCTGGACATTTTCTTCCAGCATTTCAGCCATTTTAGACTGATATTCTGTAATTCACTAACCGATTTATAGCCGTTCAcgtgattttttaaatatagttCATGTATTAGGTATCTTTCTTATGTATCAAGATAAAATACTTTGGGTTCAAATTCTACAGATAAAGAGACATATCAATATCTACATGATGACGAACGTGTGCTAAATTTAACATCAACTCAGCCTTTTAAAATAAACTGCAGAAGTGACAGTTGAGCTGATTAAAACAGTTGAGGTAATGTCTGAATAAAAGAAAACGCAAGAAGAACATAAAGAACAGTTTttagttttatgaaaacattaaaaaaatgttgttttttcccatttattacgaaaatacgacataacaaaaataataaaatttgtaaaaagtatCCCTTGGAAGCAAAAAAAATGGTACTTCTGCCTATAAGGTTCTTGCATCCTGAGGGCGACATGTCGATGTTAGTACATACTACTAGACTTAATTTCTTGAACTTGAAACTTACATAGAATGTTTACGGCCACAAGATCTCGGTCAAGGTCGATAATGGGCAAGATTGCTCACATAACACTACACTTGTTGCTGCTGttacattgtaaacattttagcAGATATATTTCTAGAGCatgtttgtctttaaaaaatCAGAACTTTGTCATTTTGTATCAACGATGACGTTACGTTCTTTTTTATTGTTACGGtctgacatgtaatgcacagTGTGTGGAAACACGTGACTTAAAAAGGTAgcttacacggaaaaatggccgataatttcTCCGATTCGTCAGGAATATCCaggtatttctattgataaacctttgttttagatgttctaatatatcctatcatatgcGCCGTACCTTCCGATTTCCTCCGGTACCCATACTTTGTTCCATTCACCTATATTTGCCGAGAACACTCGGGAAGTTTGATTACATTCGCAGTTCTTGGGATGACGGTATCCACGGACTGACACAATTGTGTCCAAGTATACTAATAACTGAAGTAAATGACAGTACAATAACATATAACGTTAACCAAGTACCCAGTCCATCATAAACATGTAACGAACTGGCAAAAAGCAAAGCTGCCAAAAAGAGAATTTTGAAATCTACGAAATGACGCTGAACACCTAAACAGTCTTCAAAGGCGCTGTGCACGTGCATGAACAACTATTCTATTTTATATCATAGAAATACTACAGTTGCCGCGAGATTTCTGTATTTACGCACACTATATGATTGTTCTTCGTTATAAATAATAATGTGGCGTCTCATCTTTAATACGTAACCGTTGTTTAACGTACCGATGCTAGATAATGTTTCTTTGGATATCACAAAGATGCAGGCTAAGTCTGTGGGTAGATTATagcacaaaatattattgtattgtttagaCACAACAGAGAATATTGGCAAGAAACTCTGATTTACTGACTCGGCCATAGCTAGCTGTGTAAAAGAGTTTACTGGAAAACATTTGAATACACAACACTATTTATTATATAAAGTGAATTTACTTTGCATTCGAGTTGTGAATAATGAAACTGATTTGTTAGCTTTATTTTCTCTTGCAGGGGAGTTCCTTTCCCGAAATAGATGTGTTGGCACATTATCTAGGATTTCAGTGACATGCTCCCCCGGAAAATTGTTTGGCATTCATACGCCCTGTGCTACATTCTGGGCACATCTGAGCACCTCTTCAGCAACATATTATtattgtcaatatacttttatacatttattttgacttttttccaGTATTTGAAATTGTGCCAGATGCCGGTACTGACCTATTTCACTCACAGTTTCCCGTAGAACGACTTAGAGACACTAAGAAATAACAATGCAAAATAGGCAGAACTGACCTGGGTTTTTGTCCCTTTTAACTCAGCGACCATTTCCACAactctgttatatttgaaattacatcTTGGGCCACACGTTTGAAAAACAAGAGTTTGATTTCCCACACTTAAAAATACTACACCATGCACAAAATCGTTCCAACAATTATCTTGACTTTTAGCTATTCAAATTTCACCATGGGGTTCAGTTTCGAGtagttataaatatttattaagcgTTTCTAACAAACGCTACAATATGTTATTCGCATTCAACAATATTCGGTAACTATGTCTGATAAAGAGGGGAAAAGGTAAATTTCATTTCTGCTACATTTATAAATTCGTAAATATCAGGCTTTGGGTCAGAAAAATTCTGCAATTCCGTGAAGCGAAAACATTGATGACGTGGTCTACATTAATGCAAACATCCTTGCAAATGTGTATCAGAGCTAGTAAAACATTCTGTCACTCGCCATTGTTGAATGAAGGTAGTTTTTGAATGCGTTTCATTGCACTGAATGAGCGTTCTCAAAATGCAGATGTTGGAGGCATGGTCAGAAGTACAGACAGAATAGTGTTTACACAAGAATACAAGACCTTGCTG is a window from the Mercenaria mercenaria strain notata chromosome 7, MADL_Memer_1, whole genome shotgun sequence genome containing:
- the LOC128558746 gene encoding transcription intermediary factor 1-alpha-like, with translation MAEMLEENVQVPGRVREELCLPCTRKDKMTVATVFCYDCDNFQCKQCADVHKVFDIMKDHKMAKASEITTKPVKFDMKGLTQCETHGKLFEFLCKDHDMFCCSTCAIINHRACDSVVEIHNVAGVSEETSMEIRSRLVGAKELCDSAVMHWNSSEISLRDSVKNLPEKINNIRAQMNKRFDDLLQDVEKDSATFMKLQLDKGKEKISKCDGLAKRFQTSLKFLDEVSLHGTIVQKFIAEHEIQQQVKLAQKEVEHECDQLETADISFKLNEILTIKEILEGKDRLGTLKTETNKVTVDEVRGHRPVHLEFINSIDLKLSEDDESESMLYSVDFLPDERIVGIVIKDRTLLIFNEFLDEMARYKLSYQPLGVVAVSEDTIAITGGNKTIEFLHVSKSNEITNMKTYKVCGKFNSVCLKDVDNFVVGAFDDIKLARILSLSGEVKDFGVTFHSKLYRHDAVSCTYINELDKVIISDRDENLVYIYDVTTNTRVIVRDSRIQGPRGVAVGPMNCVFVCCKNTDSIVQVSPTGVILSSHKLEVKFPFHVCVSEDKTKLAVSNRCKGKSRLQVLKIN